In Allomuricauda ruestringensis DSM 13258, the following proteins share a genomic window:
- a CDS encoding peroxiredoxin, giving the protein MATLRLGDTAPDFTAVTSEGTLNFYEYLGDSWGILFSHPADFTPVCTTELGTAAKFKDEFDKRNVKMMALSVDGAASHMEWIKDINETQNTKVNFPIVADVERKVSDLYDMIHPNADDTLTVRSVFIVGPDKKIKLTLTYPASTGRNFYELLRVVDSLQLTANHKVATPANWKNGEKVVVSPSIPTEEAKGIFTKGVEEIKPYLRLTPDPTT; this is encoded by the coding sequence ATGGCAACTTTACGATTGGGAGATACTGCTCCGGACTTTACTGCAGTTACTTCGGAAGGAACACTTAATTTTTATGAATACCTTGGTGATAGTTGGGGGATTCTATTTTCTCACCCTGCTGACTTTACTCCTGTTTGTACCACCGAACTGGGTACTGCTGCCAAGTTTAAGGATGAGTTCGACAAAAGAAACGTAAAGATGATGGCATTGAGTGTTGACGGGGCCGCATCTCACATGGAATGGATCAAGGACATCAACGAGACCCAAAATACCAAGGTCAACTTTCCTATAGTTGCCGATGTGGAAAGAAAGGTTTCCGATCTTTACGATATGATTCACCCCAATGCGGACGATACACTTACTGTACGATCAGTGTTTATTGTGGGTCCCGATAAAAAAATCAAACTTACATTAACATATCCTGCCTCGACCGGACGTAATTTTTACGAATTGTTGCGCGTAGTGGATTCTTTGCAATTAACGGCAAACCATAAAGTGGCTACTCCGGCAAACTGGAAAAATGGGGAAAAAGTCGTGGTAAGTCCATCTATACCTACCGAAGAGGCCAAAGGAATTTTTACC